Within the Terriglobales bacterium genome, the region GAGCGGAGCTGTGCGCACGACGTCACCGGCCGTGCCAGTGATAGAAAACAGATAGGTGCCCAGGGGAATGTTGAGTGTATTCCGGATGGTCAGCGTGTCGCTCGCGGGTGGCGTTACCACGCCGGAAACATAGCTGAACAGGGCTTCGGGATAGCCTCCGCTCACCCCAAGAAAGACCGTGTCTGAGAACCCTCCAGTCGGGGCGATCTGGACAGTGATCGAGGCCGTTCCGCCCTGGGCAATCTCTACGGTCGCTGGCGTCGTGGACATCGTGAATGCCGGAACATTGCATTTCTTGATGGCGTTATCCGCGTGTACACGACCTCCAGAGATGGTCTGACCAGTCAGAGAGGCCGTTGGCTGAGCCGACTCTACGAGTACCGTGCGCGCGTCCAACGCGTTCAGGTCCGGGCAGCCGGCCAGCATAAGGGTTGCGGTACCCGCCGCATAGGCCGCTGCCATCGATGTGCCGCTGGAGTAATCGTAGTCGCCCCCGGGAATGGTCGAGAGAATAAAGGCACCTGGCGCTCCCACGTGGACGCTGTTGGGGCCCACGTTGGCCGAGGACATTAGCTGATCGTGATGATCCGTCGCCGTCACCGCGAGCACGTTGGGCAAGGGTAGGCTCGCTGGATAGAAAGGACTTGTGTCGGTATTTTCGGAAAGATTCCCGGCTGCCGAGACGAACAGGATGTCGTTCTCCAAGGCCCGGGATACGGCATCCATCATGGCCCTCGAATTGGAATTCCCTCCCCAACTGTTGGAGATGACACGCACATTTGCCACACCCATCTGTTTCACCTGGATGAGGAAGTCAATCGCATTGACGAAGTTGGACGTGGTTCCGGTGCCGCGGGAATTCAGAAACTTTACCGGTAGCATGCTGGCCTGTTGGTTCACTCCACTCACGCCTTCGCCGTTGTGGCCCACCGCTCCGATGATGCCCGCGACCAGGGTACCGTGGCCGTTGTCATCCACCGGATCGCAGGTGTTGCGGATGGCGTCGAAGCCGTGGGAACCTTGGGCGCAGGTAAGGGTCCGGTTGCCGATCTTGACGCTGAATTCTGCCGACGCTGACCAGATGTTCGCCGCCAGGTCTGGGTGCGTAGCATCCACTCCTGTGTCTAGGAGGGCTACGACCGGACCCCCTGCGCCGGTGGTCACATCCCAAGCGTAGACTGCGCCGATGTCGGCTCCTGGAGTGCCCGGGCTTCCCAGGATGCTCTGGCCATTGTTCTGCAAGGCCCACTGTTCCCCGAAC harbors:
- a CDS encoding S8 family peptidase, translated to MFMRDRVKILSFALAILTAGALPSPAQEATEYVGGRQAAANQVVVKLRSGSRLSVAKLRRLYDLDRMRRIGNSEVYVLHSRSRSAGAMLRSLGSRQDVAYVEPDYLLHATSLPNDPRFGEQWALQNNGQSILGSPGTPGADIGAVYAWDVTTGAGGPVVALLDTGVDATHPDLAANIWSASAEFSVKIGNRTLTCAQGSHGFDAIRNTCDPVDDNGHGTLVAGIIGAVGHNGEGVSGVNQQASMLPVKFLNSRGTGTTSNFVNAIDFLIQVKQMGVANVRVISNSWGGNSNSRAMMDAVSRALENDILFVSAAGNLSENTDTSPFYPASLPLPNVLAVTATDHHDQLMSSANVGPNSVHVGAPGAFILSTIPGGDYDYSSGTSMAAAYAAGTATLMLAGCPDLNALDARTVLVESAQPTASLTGQTISGGRVHADNAIKKCNVPAFTMSTTPATVEIAQGGTASITVQIAPTGGFSDTVFLGVSGGYPEALFSYVSGVVTPPASDTLTIRNTLNIPLGTYLFSITGTAGDVVRTAPLWVVITRAVKGNPQSSPGH